The DNA segment GGAGTTATGGACCTCTACGACAAGGTCTGGTACGTGGGCACCGACTCAGCCGAGTCAGGCATTATCCAGGGCCAGATGATGGTGGAAGACTGGCTTGCCAACCCCGAATGGGACAAGAACGGCGACGGCATCCTCCAGTACGTGATGCTCAAGGGTGAGCCCGGCCATCCCGACGCCGAGGCCCGGACCCTTCACTCGGTAAAAGCGTTTACCGACCGGGGCATCCAGGTGCAGCAGCTTGCCCTGGAGGCCGATCCCTTCTGGTCAACCCAGCACGGCGCCGACAGCATGGCAGCCTGGCTCACCTCACGGTTTGGAGACCAGATCGAGATGGTCATCGCCAACAACGACGGCATGGCCTTTGGTGCAATCACCGCCATGAAAGCAGCCGGTGTGTCTATCCCGATCTACGGTGTCGACGCCCTGGACCAGGCCCTGACCCACATCGCCGATGGCGAGCTGAACGGAACCGTTCTGAACGACGGCGTCAACCAGGCCCGGGCATCGCTGGATCTGGCGATTAACGCAGCCCGGGGGAACCCCGTCACCCAGGAAACCGACTGGGTTCTGGAGCAGGGTGGATCGAAGGCGGTTCGTGTTCCCTACGTGCCGGTGACAATCGATAACTATCAGAGTTTCCGCTAAGAGAGCGGAACCGTGCAGCAGGGAAGCCTCGGGGCTTCCCTGTTTTTCTCTGAAAGGGGCGCAGGTGGTGCAGGAATTACTGTATATCAAGGATGTAACAAAGACGTTCTCCGGCGTACCGGTTCTCAGGAATGTTTCCCTCACGGTAAAACCCGGAACGGTCCATGCCCTGATGGGGGAAAACGGCGCCGGGAAATCGACCCTCATGAAATGCCTCTTCGGGATATACCGGGAGGACAAGGGACAATTTTTCCTCAACGGACGCGAGGTCAACTTTACCGATCCCAAGGATGCCCTGGAGCAGGGAGTATCCATGGTCCACCAGGAGTTAAATCAGGTCACGCAGCGGAGCATCTCCGACAATATCTGGCTTGGCAGGTATCCCAGGACAGGACCCTTCATCAACGAACAGAAGATGCGCCAGGCGACGCTGGCCCTCTTTGAACAACTCTCGATCCATCTGGATCCCGACACGATTCTGAGCCGCCTCTCAGTCTCTCAGCGTCAGATGGTGGAGATAGCCAAGGCCATCTCCTACGACGCCAAGGTAATCGTCCTGGACGAACCCACCTCGTCGCTCACCGAGAAGGAGACGGATCTCCTTTTTTCCATAATCGGAGAGCTTCGAAAAAAGGGAGTGAGTGTCATCTATATATCCCACAAAATGGACGAAATCTTCCGCATCTCCGACGAAGTCTCGGTCCTGCGGGACGGATCCTACGTGGGAACCGAGGAAACCGCCAACCTCACCATGGACAACCTGGTGAAGATGATGGTGGGAAGACAGCTGGAAAACCGTTTTCCCGAAGGGACCAATAACCCCGGAGAGGTCCATTTCGAGGTGAAGAATCTCTCCACCCGATACGATCCCCGCATACAGGACGTAAGCTTTTCCGTTCGTCGGGGTGAAATCCTGGGTGTAGCCGGCCTTGTCGGAGCAGGACGAACGGAGATGGCCGAGGCGATCTTTGGCATCAGAACCCGCGAGAGTGGCAACTTTTTCATCGACGGGAAACCGGTCAGCCTCGATTCTCCCGGCCAGGCCAAGAAAAACCGTTTTGCCTTCCTCACGGAGGAGCGCCGCCACACCGGCATCTACCCCGTGGGCGACATCACCTTCAACTCGACCATCGCGAATATTGCATCCTACCGTACCGGCCTCGGGCTTCTGGACGAAAACGCCATGAAGCGTGACACCGATGAAAAAATCCGGGCCATGCGGATTAAAACGAACTCCAGAAGAGATCTCATCCGGACTCTGAGTGGGGGAAACCAGCAAAAAGTGATCATCGGACGCTGGCTCCTGACCGATCCGGATATCCTCATTCTGGACGAACCCACCCGAGGTATCGACGTGGGAGCAAAATACGAGATCTATCAGCTCATCATACAACTTGCCATGAAGGACAAGTCAGTAATCATGATCTCTTCGGAGATGCCCGAACTCCTGGGAATCACCGACCGAATCATGGTGATGAGTAACGGCCGGGTAGCAGGAATTGTCGATACCGACACGACCAGCCAGGAAGAGATCTTTCACCTGGCAACAAAGCATATCAACAACACCAAAGAGGCAGAAGTATGAAAACTCCAGTGATTTCAAGGCTCTTCACAGTGCGATCGCAGAACTGGAAAGACTTTTTGATCAATAACGGGATATACATCGTGATAGCCCTTATCATCGGAGTCATCGTTGTGAACGAGCCCCGGTTCATCTCCATCCCGGTCTTTCGGAATATCCTGACCCAGAGTTCGGTGAGGCTTATTCTGGCCTTCGGGGTTGCCGGCATCATTATCCTTCAGGGGACCGACCTCTCCCTGGGGCGACTTGTCGGGTTCGCCGCTGTCATATCGGGATCCATGCTTCAGCGGGCGGACTACGCAAGCCGCTTCTATCCGGACCTGCCAGCCCTCCCCCTGATCGTGCCCCTCGTCATCGCCTGCGTGGTGATCGGGCTCTTGAGCGGAGTCAACGGCTGGGTTGTGGCAAAGTTCAAGATCCACCCCTTTCTGGCGACCCTGGGAATGATGATAACCGCCTACGGAATACTCTCCATCTACTTCGCCTCGGGGGCACCGGGCCCGCAACCTATCGGGGGGTTTGACACTCGCTATACCCAGGCCGTGGTGGGGACCTTTCTGGGAATTCCCAAACTGGTGATTTACGCTGCCCTGACCAGCGTGGTTGTCTGGATTCTCTGGAACAAGACCACCTTCGGAAAAAACCTCTTCGCCGTAGGAGGGAACCCCGAGGCGGCCGAAGTCTCCGGAGTAAACGTGACCCGAACCATCATTATGGTTTATGTCTTTGCCGGAATCCTCTATGGAATCGGCGGTTTTCTGGAAGCAGCCCGAATCGGCTCCGCCAATAACGGGACCGGTTTCGGCTACGAGCTGGATGCGATCGCCGCCTGTGTGGTGGGAGGCATTTCCTTCTCCGGCGGTATCGGGAAGGTCTCGGGAGCTATCGCCGGTGTCCTCATGTTCACCATCATCAGCTACGGCATGACCTTCATGGGTCTGGACCAGTATTACCAGTACATCATCAAGGGCGTGATCATCGTGGTTGCTGTTGCCCTGGACAACAAGAAATATCTGAAAAAGGTATAAGGCTCCTGCAACAGGAGAGAGCCGGAATCAGCCGGCTCTCTCTGGCCAAACCGTACTATCCTGAAAAACTGATCCAGTGCTCCGGAGCAAAAGCTGACAGAATGCTAACAAATCGCCGCCATAGTGGATCTCATACAGAGACCCCCGGGAGAGAACTATGGCAAAAGCGGACCTGCACGTACATTCCAGATACTCTGACCATCCCACAGAATGGTTTCTTCAGCGCCTGGGCGCCTCCGAATCCTATACAGAACCGGAAACGATATACCGCCGGGCCCTGGCAGAGGGAATGGATTTTGTCACAATCACCGACCACAACGATATCAGGGGAGCCCGGGAACTCCAGGAGCGCTATCCCAAGCGGGTTATTCCCGGAGTGGAGAGCACCACCTACTTCCCCGAGGATGGCTGCAAGGCCCACCTCCTGATTTATGGACTCGATTCCTCGCAGTTCCGAAAGATACAGTCTCTCAGAAAAAGCATCTACGCCCTCAGGGATTATCTGCTGGAGCAAGATCTGGTTCATTCTCTGGCCCACGCCACCCATGCGGTAAACGACACGCTCTCTCCGGATCATCTGGAGAAGTTTCTTCTGCTCTTCAACCATTTTGAAGGAATAAACGGCGCTCGAAACCGCTCTTTCAATCAGGAGTGGATGAACTTCCTTACCTCGCTGGAAGAGGAGCGGCTGGAACAGCTCTCGAAAAAACACGGCATCACTCCCGTCGGTACTGATCCCTGGATAAAGGGAATTACCGGTGGCAGCGACGATCACGCAGGACTCCTGATTGGACGAACCTGGACAGAGACGGAGGCCCCTTTCGAGACACCGCAAGCATTTCTTGACGAAATCAGGGAGAAGAAAACCCTTGCCGGAGGATTACATAATGACTTTCGAACCATGTCCTTCGGATTCTATAAAATCGCCGTGGAGTTCAGCCGCACACGACCGATGACCGTATCAAACTCCTTTGCAGAACAGGTGAATGGGTTTCTTCTCAATAACCAGAAACTCTCTCTGACAAACGCTCTCAAGCTGAGCAGACTGCGTAGCCGAAAAGCAGGTCCTGTGATGAACCGCCTGGCGGATCTAGTAGGCACCATTGCTACCCTGGACGAATCTATTGCCATCGACGACCGGATTGGCACAATCTATGAGAAAATCACCGCCATATCCGACGAGTTCCTGAAAGAACTTTGCCGGTCGGTCACGACTCATCTGGCTACAGGAAATCTATGGAATCTGGTGAGAAGCATCTCCGCATCCTTGCCAGGATTTTTTCTCTCGACTCCCTTCGTTTCTACCTTTTTGCACATGTACAAAAAAAGGAATCTCCTGGCACAACTCAAACAGCGCTGGGGCGTCGCCTCCGAAGAGAAAGAACGGCGGATTCTCTGGTTTACCGACACCCTGGAAGATCTCAACGGGGTCTCTGTCACTCTTTCCCGCATCGCCACCCTGGCAGAAGTACAGAAAAGGCCCATACGAATCGTGACATCCCTGAATCCTCACGAGACGAATCTTCCATCGAGTGTACTTACCCTGCCTCCGCTGTCGGAAATACCCTTACCGTATTACGAAGACCTCTTGCTGCGGATTCCTTCGTTTCTCGGAGCTCTGAAAATTATTTTTGATGAGGACCCCCAGGAGATATATATATCCTCTCCCGGCCCCATAGGGTTGCTTGGTCTCGCCCTGGGCAAACTCGCTCAGGTAAAAACCACGGCGGTGTACCACACCGACTTTTTCCGGGAGACCGCCGAAATCACTGGCGACGTCTCCCTGGGAAATCTGGTGGAGTCCTATACACGGTGGTTCTTTCAAAACGCCGACGAGATACTGGTACCAACTCTTGAATACAAGAGAATTCTGACCGAGCGAGGATTTATCTCCTCCAGGATGAGGTTATTTCGGCGAGGAATCGATACAGAGTGTTTTATCCCGCAGGCCCCCCTCTTCCCCGGAACAAGAGACCTGATCCATTCCCGACCCTTTGGGGCAGAACACACGATCGTATATACCGGTCGAATTTCACGGGACAAAAACCTGGATTTCCTGATCCGCGTACAGGAGCGGCTTCGTGGACAGGGCCGCAAAATCTGCCTTTTTCTGGCTGGTGACGGCCCATACCGGAAAGAACTTGAGGCATCGAGTGCTGACAGTTCAGATATCGTCTTTCTGGGCCGCCTGAAAAATGACGAAATCACGGGGGTAGCATGATGAACAAAGACAAGATAAAACCCGAACTGATTCAGCTGACCGACCAGGTCATCGACTGGCGCCCCGCCCCCTCTGCCTCTTGCCACCCCGGAAGCAGTAAGAAAACTCTTCAATCCCTGGTCAAGAAAGTGCTTCTCAGGTTTCTTCTGAAAAACAGGATGAAATAACCGCCCCGGCTATTTCATCCAAAGCTAACCCCTCCCTAACCCTTCCCTAACGCGAAGCCGGGAAACTGCTCCTGAAAAGCGCAGACGCGCGTAGCAATTCACAGGGAGGATATTCATGAAAAATGCGAGAACGGTAGCCTTCATAGCCGCCATGGCACTACTCGTTCCTGCCTTCTCTTTTGCCGGAGGCAGAAGCGAGGCTGGAGGCCCAGCACACTACACGATCGAAGTTACCGGTTCCACCTCGGTATCACCCCTCATGGAGCGATTTGCTGAAACCTACAGCGCCGCCCATCCCCAGGTCACGATCAATGTCAGTGGCACAGGCTCCGGGGACGGGATCACCGGTGCGAACACCGGTGTCGCAGAGCTGGGTATGTCCAGCCGGTCCCTGCGGCCCACAGAACTGGGATTCGGGCTGGATGTGCTCACCGTAGCAATCGATGCAATCGCTGCTGTTGTCCACCCCGATAACCCCGTGTCCGACCTGACCCGGGATCAGCTGCGACAGATCTACACCGGAGAGATCACAAACTGGAATCAGGTCGGCGGACCGGATCGGTCGATCGCCGTGGTATCACGGGAGCCAGGATCGGGAACACGCGGAGCCTTTGAGGAAGTTCTTGGGTTCGTCGATCTTCTGGTGGCAGGAGCCATTGAGTTTGACGGAACCGGTGGAGTCCGAGCCTCGGTAGCAGGCAACCCCAACGCCATCGGGTACATCTCGCTCGGTTCCATCACCGATGAAGTGAAGACCCTCGATATCGATGGAGTACCCGCAACCGGAGCAAACGTTGCATCCGGTACCTACACCATCGCGCGGCCCTTTCTGGTGCTCTACCGCCAGGAAAAGATCGCTTCCGAAACAGATCGCTTCCTGGAATGGATGGTCTCACCGGAAGCTCAGGCGATCGTTGAACGCAACTATGTCCGGGTCAATTGATTCGACACTGCGATAGTGAGTGTGATGCCTCTCCCCAAAGGAGAGGCATCACGAAACCAGACAATCTGCCCGACGATGATCGGCTCCCGCTTGAGAAACCAGATCACGCCGGCCAAACGAGAGAGAATATGAGTTCACCCGCGAGAAAGATCGTTGATTACTCCCTCCGGCACGTCTTCCGGGTTGTTCGCTCTTTTCGGTCGTTGCACTTTCGGCCATGGTTATCTTTGTCTTTGCCCAGGGACTGGCTCCTTTCATCTTCCCTACGGCACCATCGGTTGAAGTAGTGCTGGAGAATATCCCCTCGGCACGAATAAACGACCTGCTCTACGAGAATTATCGAAGGGCTATTTCACTGGACCCGGAGGCCGAATATCTGAAAATCGAGTTTCCCCGGGAACTTCAGGATCATCTATCCAACCCCGAACACCTCTCGTATACCTTGTCCTTTCCAGGAACCCTTCCCGGACTGAAATCTCGAATCCACATCAACATCCCGGAACCTCCCTACAGCTTCCCGATGTTCATGACCGGCAGGGAATGGCGTCCGGTATACCGGAAATTGTACGGCATCTTTCCAATGATCGTGGCAACGCTTCTGTCCACCCTTGGCGCTCTTCTCCTCGGGACCCCCGTCGCCCTGCTCTCGTGCGTCCTGATCGCCGAGTTTCTTCCATCTCGCCTGTCGTTGTTAGTGACAAGTGCCGTGGAGTTACTGGCAGGCATTCCCTCGGTCGTCTACGGGTTCTTCGGGCTTATGATCGTTGTTCCCGGCATTCAGAGATTATTCGGATCTGCCTCGGGAAGCTCTATCGCTGCGGCCATCTTTATTCTGTCCCTCATGATACTCCCCACGATCGTAACAATAGGCGTTACGGCAATTAAGTCTGTTCCCCTGGCCTACCGGGAAGCCTCACTAGCTCTGGGAGCAACAAAGATGCAAACGGCCTGGTTTGTTGTTTTCACCAGCGCAAAATCGGGGATCGTTACAGGCGTAGTTTTGGGCACCGCACGGGCCCTGGGTGAGACCATGGCCGTAATTCTGGTAGCGGGTAATTCACCACAACTACCCACGGCCCTCACTTCCAGCGTGCGCACCCTGACCGCAACCATCGCTCTGGAGATGGGGTACTCGGCGGGGCGCCACAACGAAATGCTCTTTTCGGTCGGAATTATTCTCTTTGTCCTTATCTTTTTGCTGAACGGCTTCATTATGAGGCTTCGAGGCAAAATGCTTTCGGAGGTTTCATCATGATCGGCCGTGTTCATCGGACCAGACGACGTATCATCGATTTGTTGCATCTCGTATTGATGGGTACAGCAACAACAACTATCGTCGTTTTCCTGATATGGATTGTTGCGTATGTCATAACCAACGGGCTGGGCACTATCAGCCTGAGCTTCATATTCTCATCGGAACGGGGAATCGGGATCTTCCCGATGGTGGTCACCACGCTCTACATAGTCATTGCATCTCTGACAATCGCCTTACCGATAGGAATTGTCACTGCGGTATACCTCAATGAGTACAGCGACAAGCCCCGGGTTGTTCACTTTGTTCGCACTGCCATTGAAACGCTTGCCGGCATTCCTTCCATTCTCTACGGGCTGTTCGGCCTTCTGGTCTTTGCCCGTTTCTTCGGACTTGGTCAGTCAATACTGGCAGGCGGGCTCACCTTGAGCATCATGATACTACCCGTCATCATCCGAACCACCGAGGAATCACTCCGGACAGTGCCCCAGGCTTTTCGGGAAGGATCACTGGCTTTGGGGACAACCCAGTGGCAAACAATATACAGGGTCGTTCTTCCCTCGGCATTGCCCGGGATCCTCACGGCAACGATTCTGGGAATCGGTCGGGTGGTTGGAGAAGCCGCCCCTGTTCTTCTGACCGTTGGAATAGCAAGGAATCTTCCCCGCTCGATCTTCGATTCGGGACGAACCCTTACCATTCATCTCTACTACCTGACAAAGGAAGCTCTGAACCCGGAGGACTTCCAGATCGCCTTTGCCACCGCATCGGTCCTGGTCATCTTCGTCCTTGTGGTGAACATCATCACAAAAACACTCACCACCTACTTCAGAAAGAATATGGAGCGCTAACAGTATGGAACAATCGCCGGCAAAGTTTGCAATCAAAGACCTCAATCTCTATTACGGAGTTTTTCATGCCCTGAAAACGGTAAATCTCGAGATCCCTGACAAGAAAGTCACAGCCCTGATCGGTCCGTCGGGATGTGGCAAGTCAACGTTTATTCGGGTACTGAACAGAATGAACGATCTTATCTGCGATTGCCGCATTGACGGAACCGTGCGGATGGGAAAGACCGACATATACGACACTACAACGGACGTCACTTCCTTGAGAACCGCCGTAGGAATGGTATTTCAGAAGCCGAATCCCTTTCCCATGAGCATCTGGCAGAACGTTGCCTACGGCCCCAAAATGCAGGGACTTCGCAACAAATCCATGCTGAACGATCTTGTTGAAGAATCTCTTCGCCGGGCAGCCCTGTGGGATGAGGTGAAGGATCGCCTGAAGAAAAATGCTTTGAGCCTCTCCGGAGGCCAGCAGCAGCGACTATGCATTGCCCGAGCCATAGCCATGCAACCCGAGGTCATTTTGATGGATGAACCTACCAGCGCGCTCGATCCCATCGCAACAAAACGAATAGAAGAGCTAATGGGTTCCCTGAAAAGGGATTACTGCATCGTTATTGTTACCCACTCCATGAATCAGGCTCTTCGCATAAGCGATAAGACGGCATTTTTCTTGATGGGTGAAATTCTGGAGTTCGGCGATACCTCCCAGGTCTTCGACTCTCCCCGGCACGAGGAGACCAGGCGTTATATAACCGGCCATTTCGGCTAGGGAACCCGGTTCATTCTCCAAAACCCCTATCATGAAAGCTCAGTTCAACATACTGCAGATCGAATCCTCCCTGGCGCGCTTTCAGGAGGCCTTCAGCGAGATTAACGATAGCTTGTCGATGAGGCGTGAGATCTTCACAACCCAGATGCGGGAACAGATCGTTGAAGCCTACGATTACCTGAACTCTCTCCTGAGAAAAGACATGGATATTTTTACACCGGCCGGATTGCATGCTCTCCTGGAAATGAATCATGTGGTCCTATGCGGCCGGAGCCAAATTGATCGCAGGCACTACTACGCGCACCTGGAGGAGACGCGCAAGAGTTTTTTGAAGAAAATCCGGCCAATCAAGGAGTGGGTTTTGCGAAAGCGCACAGAGAGCGAACCCTTTCAAATCGCAAGCGGTTTCTATTCCCAAATGCTCAGTCGCCCGCAACTCTTTCTGGAGGGGAATCATCGAACCGGCAACATTGTCCTGAACTATCTTCTTGTCAGCACGGGGGCACCGCCCTATATCATCACAGTTGAAAACGCCCAGACCTATCTGGATATTTCCGGCGATATCAAGTTCACCGACAACGGTAACTATCTTGATACGGCGCTGAGAATGCCTGGCCACAGAAAACGCTTCCGTACGTTTCTGGAGGAACACGCCCGGGAAGCCTTCGTAACTCGAACAGACTGACCCGGACAGCAAAGCTGGAACAGGGGAGATATACCTATGAGCACAAGTCTGGAAATCCTGACAGGCCTCGGCGCCGTTGCACTTTTCATACTGGGATTGAGACAAATTACCGCAACAGTAAACCATTCCCTTGGTTATCTGGTACGATCGCGCCTTTCCGAACCCGCGTATCAGCCTTCTCGCGGCTGGTTACGGGATTTCTTCTGACCGCCGGGGGATCAGCCGGCTCGGGAGCGGCCACGGTTGTTACCATGGTCGATAGCGGAGCAACCTCCTTCGAACGGACACCCTGGGTACTGGCCGGAATTAATCTTGGCGCTACAGCCCTCTGCTGGCTTATCGCCCTGGGGGGCTACCGGATATCCCTGGCACCGGCAGCCCTGCTCCTACTCATTGTAGCGCTGCCCCTGCGACAGCACGGGGGTGTAGGCCGTTACGCCTGTTCAGAGATTCTCGGAGGACTTTCCCTGCTTATGCTTGGCCTCGAGTTTGTCTCCGGTCGATCCGCTGTCATTCCGGGAGCCCCCCCGATTCCTGGTATCTTTTCAGAGTTGGCCACCTCACCTTCCGCCTTTGCTATTGTCTTCACAGCAGGGCTGGTCGTTTCAGCAGGATTTCACTCTTCCACAGGAGCAGTTGTTCTTGCCATGTCTTTTGCTGCCCGAGGATGGATCAGTCCGGAACTTGCCGCAGTGGCCACCCTGGGTGCAAACGTGGGGGCTCCCGTGATCTTCCAGCTATCGGTCCGTGAACTCGGGAAAGAAGCGAGAAAAACCGCCTTGTTTTACCTCATGGCGGGAATTATCTCCACCATCGCGGGTTGTGTGGGACGGTACCCGCTTCTTTGGCTGAGTCATTTCCTTCTGCCAGATCAAGGAGGGCCGAGCGTAGCTGCACAAACCGCCTTTTTCTACTCCTCGGCACATCTCATAGCCCTTCCGGTAATTGGCCTGTTGAAGGCTCCCTTGCTTCTTCTCATCGGGAAAATTTACCCTTCTGAAGAGAAGACAGGCCGCCCTCTCCTGCGTCCGGCCCTGCTGAGGTCACGAATTCCTGAAACTCTGGATGCGGATCTGACCCTGATACAATCTTCACTCGCAGGCATGGCACATGGGACCTACGAGATGATGATGATTCTGATGAACGTCTCACAAATCGGGGACGACATAGATGAATCGGGCGAGCGAGTGCTTACGTTACGGGAGAATAATCGGGACCTCATGAACCTGATAACCCGCTCGCTCACGGCACGTTCGCAATTACCCTGCAACACCGCTCAGGCTGAACGCATGTGGCAACAACAACGGATCGCACAGGAGTTGGGTCTTATCGGAGAGGACTGTCTCAAGACCATGAGATTGTTCATCGGCAGTCACACAAAAAAACTACGCTTCCACCAGGAAAGCCAGGAGGAACTTTTCCAGTTCAGCGTCCAAGTCATGGACTTCCTGCGATACATCAGCGATTACCTGGAAGGGCGCATCGAGCGACCCGAGCCTGCCATTGCCGGGCGCATGGAAGACGGAATCGACAGGCTGCGAGACAAGCTCGAAAAACGCGCACGAACGGTGCTGGAACGCCACGACGGCGCCGATGTTCGGGGTGAACTTGCTTTCATTGATATTATCGCTCACCTGGAGCATGTGGGCGACCGATGCCTGACCATCTCAGAGACGGTGCGCCAGCTTTCGGAAACCCGGGGTCGCCCCGCACCCAGCGAGTCCTAACACAATTCTCATAAAACCCTGCATACTGAGAAACATGGGATATGTTCTGATCGTTGAAGACGAACCGGATATTCTGGAGCTGGTCCGCTACAACCTGGAGAAAGAAGGCTTTATCGTTCGCGGCGTCTCTTCCGGAGAGGCCGCTCTCAACCAGGTCAGAAAAGATCCTCCGGACCTGGTCGTGCTTGATCTGATGCTTCCCGGAGTCAACGGCTGGGAGGTCTGCCGGGAACTCAAACAGGACACCCTCTACCGGTCAATCCCGGTGGTCATGCTCACGGCCCGCACGGAAGACAGCGACGTCGTAGCAGGTCTTGAAGTGGGAGCAGATGACTACGTAACAAAACCTTTTAACCCCAAGGTTCTCATGGCCCGGCTCCGGGCTGCTCTGCGTCGAACCGAGCCTCCGGGAGAACATTCCCACAAGGAAGAACGAATACTGATCCACGGGATCACAATTGACATCACCCGCCACCAGGTAACGTGCAGACCCGATCCGGATCAGGGTGAGCCAGAGACGATACCCCTCTCTGCCACAGAGTTTTCCATCCTGGAGTTTCTCTCGCGAAATCCGGGATGGGTTTTCTCCAGGTCTCGCATCATCGATGCGATCCGGGGAGAGGACTACCCCGTAACGGAACGATCCGTAGATGTCCAGATCCTGGGCCTTCGACGAAAACTGGGGATCTGCGGCCAGCTGATCGAGACGGTG comes from the Alkalispirochaeta americana genome and includes:
- the pstB gene encoding phosphate ABC transporter ATP-binding protein PstB, which translates into the protein MEQSPAKFAIKDLNLYYGVFHALKTVNLEIPDKKVTALIGPSGCGKSTFIRVLNRMNDLICDCRIDGTVRMGKTDIYDTTTDVTSLRTAVGMVFQKPNPFPMSIWQNVAYGPKMQGLRNKSMLNDLVEESLRRAALWDEVKDRLKKNALSLSGGQQQRLCIARAIAMQPEVILMDEPTSALDPIATKRIEELMGSLKRDYCIVIVTHSMNQALRISDKTAFFLMGEILEFGDTSQVFDSPRHEETRRYITGHFG
- a CDS encoding PhoU domain-containing protein, producing the protein MVTGFLLTAGGSAGSGAATVVTMVDSGATSFERTPWVLAGINLGATALCWLIALGGYRISLAPAALLLLIVALPLRQHGGVGRYACSEILGGLSLLMLGLEFVSGRSAVIPGAPPIPGIFSELATSPSAFAIVFTAGLVVSAGFHSSTGAVVLAMSFAARGWISPELAAVATLGANVGAPVIFQLSVRELGKEARKTALFYLMAGIISTIAGCVGRYPLLWLSHFLLPDQGGPSVAAQTAFFYSSAHLIALPVIGLLKAPLLLLIGKIYPSEEKTGRPLLRPALLRSRIPETLDADLTLIQSSLAGMAHGTYEMMMILMNVSQIGDDIDESGERVLTLRENNRDLMNLITRSLTARSQLPCNTAQAERMWQQQRIAQELGLIGEDCLKTMRLFIGSHTKKLRFHQESQEELFQFSVQVMDFLRYISDYLEGRIERPEPAIAGRMEDGIDRLRDKLEKRARTVLERHDGADVRGELAFIDIIAHLEHVGDRCLTISETVRQLSETRGRPAPSES
- a CDS encoding response regulator, which encodes MGYVLIVEDEPDILELVRYNLEKEGFIVRGVSSGEAALNQVRKDPPDLVVLDLMLPGVNGWEVCRELKQDTLYRSIPVVMLTARTEDSDVVAGLEVGADDYVTKPFNPKVLMARLRAALRRTEPPGEHSHKEERILIHGITIDITRHQVTCRPDPDQGEPETIPLSATEFSILEFLSRNPGWVFSRSRIIDAIRGEDYPVTERSVDVQILGLRRKLGICGQLIETVRGVEYRLKGAD